In one Photobacterium swingsii genomic region, the following are encoded:
- a CDS encoding beta-ketoacyl synthase N-terminal-like domain-containing protein codes for MSSQHHSANKAAKIAIVGLANQYPDADTPKGFWNNLLDKKDSRTTLRPEKLGANPDAYQGLQGESDRFYCDKGGYIENFSFDPNGYRLPSDYFNGLDDSFLWALDTSRKALLDAGVALDDDLLERTGIIMGALSFPTTRSNDLFLPIYHSAVEKALQDKLANPEFSLLPSNGQPHTLNTANGAAAHNASKIVADALGLGSAQLSLDAACASSVYSLKLACDYLSTGKADMMLAGAVSGADPFFINMGFSIFHAYPDHGVSVPFDSNSKGLFAGEGAGVLVLKRLEDAERDGDHIYAVVSGIGLSNDGRGQFVLSPNSKGQVQAFERAYEATDLSPESIEVIECHATGTPLGDKVELTSMERFFADKLNGSQVPSIGSAKSNLGHLLTAAGMPGIMKMIFAMKEGVLPPSINLSEPLSSPDGLFGAQTLPTQVQPWPDKAGNPARRAGVSVFGFGGCNAHLLLEAYSATNSGTAATSSAATATTLQTNALPRHSTALKVTGLASHFGSLKTINALSHAIQHDENAFVALPKKRWKGLDQHPELLSQFGLHTIPHGAYIDQFELDFLRFKVPPNEDDRLISQQLLLMKVADEAIRDAKLESGQKVAVLVAMETELEMHQFRGRVNLHTQLADSLTNMGVTLTESEYASLEAIAMDSVLDAAKLNQYTSFIGNIMASRIASLWDFNGPAFTISAAEQSVARCIDVAENLMSQESLDAVVIAAVDLSGSAEQVILKNSIRPIATHSTQTVRDSGWHVGEGAGALVLRDATDTQVTDSYGEISASGFSATNRSHTVTDHLLTSSGVAASAIKVLEINQAPDSTDVLQLPLPAAQPVFANQRLGHSFAASGMASLLHGLITLNHTATHEPTKAAIIASVSENQCSQLLVSQSQAETYALNTRLDNELASDTKRQLIKQVTLGGRDIYQHIVTADLPEITSIQQKVANTAPQIKPQQPVFNPVVATLPAQKPQSAMPAQRQKQQASVSPILATTRQTPITGIQSNMTNVLSANNSQKTQTNSPAASQQAAFIENQQLAQQVHQAFLQNREQGLKMADALLKAQLNEVTAQMEAGYNPHSAPALANAATAAVEPINTYAAPVKPIRKPCIWDYDDLVEYAEGDIANVFGPDYAIIDNYSRRVRLPTTDYLLVSRVTKLDATMLEYKPSTMTTEYDIPVDAPYLVDGQIPWAVAVESGQCDLMLISYLGIDFENKGERVYRLLDCTLTFLGDLPRGGDTLRYDISINHFARNGDTLLFFFSYECFVGDKMILKMDNGCAGFFTDEELADGKGVIRTEDEIKARNLATKQRFNPLLHCQKTQFDYHTLHNLLSANIAACFGDSHISDRHQPSLCFSSEKFMMIEQVSRVEPQGGAWGLGLIEGHKQLEPEHWYFPCHFKDDSVMAGSLMAEGCGQLLQFYMMYLGMHTQVQNGRFQPLENAPQKVRCRGQVLPQSAVLTYRMEVTEIGLSPRPYAKANIDILLDGKVVVDFQNLGVMIREEEECTRYLGSSDYVVEDVTAQVETNIEATSTSQANVSKAASANAPLMAQIPDLATATNKGVIPLQHVEAPITPDYPNRTPDTVPFTPYHMFEFATGDIEKCFGPDFSIYRGMIPPRTPCGDLQLTTRVIEVNGTRGDFKTPSSCIAEYEVPENAWYFDENSHQALMPYSVLMEISLQPNGFISGYMGTTLGFPGEELFFRNLDGSGKMLRNVDLRGKTIVNDSRLLSTVMMGTNIVQSFSFELSTDGVPFYQGTAVFGYFKGAALKDQLGLDNGKVTQPWHVDNNRTPDVTINLLDKTSRYFNAPISATGEEQPHYQLAGGRLNFIDTVQITSDGGKEGLGYLYAERTIDPSDWFFQFHFHQDPVMPGSLGVEAIIELMQTYALNKDLGAGFRSPKFGQIQSEVKWKYRGQINPLNKQMSLDVHITAIKDEDGKRIIVGDANLSKDGLRIYEVKDIAICIEEA; via the coding sequence ATGAGTTCTCAGCACCATTCGGCTAACAAAGCAGCAAAAATTGCGATTGTTGGTTTAGCCAATCAGTATCCTGATGCCGATACACCAAAGGGCTTTTGGAACAACTTACTGGATAAAAAAGATTCACGCACAACATTGCGCCCTGAAAAGCTAGGTGCCAACCCTGACGCTTATCAAGGCCTGCAAGGTGAATCAGACCGCTTTTACTGTGATAAAGGCGGTTACATTGAAAACTTCAGCTTTGATCCGAATGGCTACCGTTTACCCTCTGATTATTTCAATGGTTTAGACGATAGCTTTCTATGGGCGTTAGATACCAGCCGCAAAGCACTGCTTGATGCTGGTGTTGCACTTGATGACGATCTACTCGAACGCACTGGCATTATCATGGGTGCCTTATCTTTCCCAACGACGCGTTCAAATGACTTGTTTCTGCCGATCTATCATTCAGCAGTAGAAAAAGCGCTACAAGACAAACTGGCTAATCCAGAGTTTTCATTATTGCCATCAAACGGCCAACCACACACGCTGAATACTGCAAATGGCGCCGCAGCTCATAACGCATCAAAAATTGTGGCGGATGCACTTGGCCTAGGCAGTGCCCAGCTCAGCCTTGATGCAGCGTGTGCTAGCTCTGTTTACTCTCTAAAGCTTGCCTGTGATTACCTAAGCACCGGCAAAGCAGACATGATGCTAGCAGGTGCAGTGTCTGGCGCTGACCCATTCTTCATCAATATGGGTTTCTCGATTTTCCACGCCTACCCAGACCACGGGGTATCAGTTCCTTTTGATAGCAATAGTAAAGGCTTATTCGCTGGCGAAGGCGCTGGTGTTTTAGTACTAAAACGCCTTGAAGATGCCGAACGCGATGGCGATCATATTTATGCTGTAGTCAGTGGCATTGGTCTATCGAATGATGGTCGCGGCCAGTTTGTGCTAAGCCCAAATAGCAAAGGCCAAGTACAAGCCTTTGAGCGCGCTTATGAAGCCACCGATTTGTCACCAGAAAGTATTGAAGTGATTGAGTGCCACGCAACAGGTACACCGCTGGGTGACAAAGTTGAGTTAACCTCAATGGAGCGCTTCTTTGCTGACAAACTGAATGGCAGCCAAGTGCCTTCGATTGGTTCAGCAAAATCAAATTTAGGTCACCTACTGACAGCCGCAGGTATGCCGGGGATCATGAAAATGATCTTTGCAATGAAAGAAGGTGTACTACCTCCAAGTATTAACCTGTCAGAACCACTGTCATCACCTGACGGTTTATTTGGTGCTCAAACACTGCCGACTCAAGTACAGCCTTGGCCAGATAAAGCAGGCAACCCTGCACGTCGTGCTGGCGTATCAGTCTTTGGTTTTGGCGGCTGTAATGCTCACCTATTACTTGAAGCTTATTCAGCAACTAACTCGGGCACTGCTGCTACAAGCTCAGCGGCTACAGCTACTACGCTACAAACAAATGCGTTACCGCGTCACTCAACTGCATTAAAAGTGACAGGTCTTGCTTCGCACTTTGGCTCATTAAAAACCATTAACGCCCTTAGCCATGCGATTCAACATGACGAAAACGCCTTTGTGGCTTTACCGAAAAAACGCTGGAAAGGCTTAGATCAACACCCAGAGCTATTAAGCCAATTTGGCCTACACACCATTCCGCATGGCGCTTATATCGATCAATTCGAGTTGGATTTCTTGCGCTTTAAAGTACCCCCAAACGAAGACGATCGTTTAATCTCACAGCAACTCTTATTAATGAAAGTTGCTGATGAAGCCATTCGTGATGCAAAACTTGAATCAGGCCAGAAAGTTGCGGTACTTGTTGCGATGGAAACTGAGCTTGAAATGCATCAGTTCCGTGGCCGCGTAAACCTACATACTCAGCTTGCAGACAGCTTGACGAACATGGGTGTTACGCTAACGGAATCAGAATATGCATCTCTTGAAGCCATTGCTATGGACAGTGTGTTGGACGCCGCCAAGCTGAATCAATACACCAGCTTCATCGGAAATATCATGGCATCGCGCATTGCGTCGCTATGGGACTTTAATGGCCCTGCGTTCACGATTTCTGCTGCCGAGCAATCTGTCGCTCGTTGTATTGATGTAGCTGAAAACCTCATGAGCCAAGAATCGCTGGATGCAGTTGTGATCGCGGCAGTGGATTTAAGTGGCAGTGCTGAACAAGTTATCTTGAAAAATAGCATTCGCCCTATAGCTACCCACTCTACACAGACAGTACGAGATTCAGGTTGGCATGTTGGTGAAGGTGCTGGTGCTCTGGTACTAAGAGATGCGACAGACACCCAAGTAACCGACAGTTACGGCGAGATCAGTGCATCTGGTTTTAGCGCAACCAACCGAAGTCACACTGTCACCGATCACTTATTAACATCATCAGGTGTAGCGGCTTCTGCCATCAAGGTATTGGAAATCAACCAAGCTCCTGACAGCACAGATGTATTGCAACTGCCCCTACCTGCTGCACAGCCTGTATTCGCTAACCAGCGTTTAGGCCATAGCTTTGCCGCTTCAGGTATGGCGAGTTTGCTGCATGGTTTAATCACCTTAAATCACACAGCAACGCATGAACCAACTAAAGCCGCAATTATCGCCAGTGTGAGTGAAAACCAATGTTCGCAATTGCTCGTTTCGCAATCGCAAGCCGAAACGTACGCGTTAAACACTCGACTAGATAATGAACTAGCAAGTGACACTAAGCGTCAGCTCATTAAGCAAGTCACACTAGGTGGGCGTGACATTTACCAACACATAGTCACAGCAGACCTCCCTGAGATAACGTCAATTCAGCAAAAAGTCGCGAATACAGCACCGCAAATTAAACCGCAACAACCAGTATTTAATCCAGTTGTAGCAACGCTGCCTGCTCAAAAGCCTCAATCCGCTATGCCAGCGCAGCGACAGAAGCAGCAAGCATCCGTATCCCCGATTTTGGCAACCACACGCCAAACGCCGATAACAGGAATTCAAAGCAATATGACCAACGTCCTATCCGCTAATAACAGCCAGAAGACTCAGACAAACAGCCCAGCAGCATCACAGCAAGCGGCATTTATCGAGAACCAACAACTTGCTCAACAAGTTCACCAAGCCTTCTTACAAAATCGTGAGCAAGGGTTGAAGATGGCTGATGCTTTACTAAAAGCACAATTAAACGAAGTCACAGCACAGATGGAAGCGGGTTATAACCCCCACTCTGCACCTGCATTAGCTAATGCAGCAACAGCCGCTGTCGAACCTATAAACACCTACGCAGCGCCTGTAAAGCCAATTCGTAAACCATGCATTTGGGATTACGATGACTTAGTTGAATATGCCGAAGGGGATATTGCTAATGTCTTTGGCCCTGATTATGCCATTATCGACAACTACTCACGTCGTGTAAGGTTGCCAACCACGGATTACCTCTTGGTTTCGCGTGTCACTAAACTTGATGCAACCATGCTGGAATACAAACCAAGTACCATGACGACAGAGTATGACATTCCTGTCGACGCACCTTACTTGGTGGATGGACAAATTCCTTGGGCCGTTGCCGTTGAATCAGGCCAGTGTGATTTAATGCTGATCAGCTACTTAGGCATCGACTTTGAAAACAAAGGTGAGCGTGTATACCGCCTACTCGATTGTACCCTGACCTTCCTTGGTGATTTACCGCGCGGTGGTGACACTCTACGTTACGACATCTCGATCAATCACTTCGCCCGTAATGGCGATACTTTGCTATTCTTCTTCTCGTACGAATGTTTTGTCGGCGATAAGATGATCCTGAAAATGGATAACGGCTGTGCAGGTTTCTTCACCGATGAAGAACTGGCTGATGGTAAAGGCGTTATCCGTACTGAAGACGAAATCAAAGCGCGTAACCTCGCCACTAAGCAACGCTTCAACCCACTGCTTCATTGCCAGAAAACGCAGTTCGACTACCACACGCTACACAACTTGCTAAGCGCAAACATTGCAGCCTGTTTTGGTGATAGCCATATTTCAGATCGCCACCAGCCTTCATTGTGCTTTAGCTCTGAAAAATTCATGATGATTGAGCAAGTCAGTCGCGTAGAACCACAAGGTGGCGCGTGGGGACTAGGCTTGATAGAAGGTCATAAACAGCTAGAGCCTGAACACTGGTACTTCCCTTGTCATTTTAAAGACGACTCTGTAATGGCGGGTTCTTTAATGGCTGAAGGCTGTGGTCAATTACTGCAGTTCTACATGATGTACCTAGGTATGCACACTCAAGTACAAAATGGTCGATTCCAACCGCTTGAAAACGCACCACAAAAAGTACGTTGTCGTGGACAAGTATTACCACAATCTGCGGTATTAACTTACCGTATGGAAGTGACAGAAATTGGTTTGAGCCCTCGCCCATACGCCAAGGCTAATATCGATATTTTGCTTGATGGCAAAGTCGTGGTGGATTTCCAAAATCTGGGTGTGATGATCCGTGAAGAAGAAGAATGCACGCGTTACCTTGGCTCGTCTGATTACGTTGTTGAAGACGTAACGGCACAAGTTGAAACAAATATTGAAGCGACAAGCACATCACAAGCGAATGTAAGCAAAGCTGCATCAGCGAATGCCCCGCTAATGGCGCAAATCCCTGATTTAGCAACCGCGACCAACAAAGGTGTGATCCCACTACAACACGTAGAGGCACCGATCACGCCAGATTACCCAAACCGCACCCCAGACACAGTACCCTTTACGCCGTACCACATGTTTGAATTTGCGACGGGCGATATTGAAAAATGTTTTGGCCCAGACTTCTCCATTTACCGCGGTATGATCCCACCGCGTACCCCATGTGGTGATCTACAGCTCACCACTCGTGTTATTGAAGTGAATGGCACCCGTGGTGATTTCAAAACACCATCATCTTGTATTGCCGAATACGAAGTACCTGAAAACGCATGGTACTTTGACGAAAACAGCCATCAAGCATTGATGCCTTACTCAGTATTGATGGAAATTTCCCTGCAACCAAACGGCTTTATCTCTGGTTACATGGGCACAACCCTTGGTTTCCCAGGTGAAGAGTTATTCTTCCGTAACCTTGATGGTAGCGGCAAGATGCTACGTAACGTTGACCTACGCGGCAAGACTATCGTTAACGATTCTCGCCTACTTTCAACTGTCATGATGGGTACCAACATTGTTCAGAGTTTCAGCTTTGAGCTAAGCACAGATGGCGTGCCTTTCTATCAAGGCACTGCAGTGTTTGGTTACTTCAAAGGCGCAGCATTGAAAGATCAACTTGGTCTTGATAACGGTAAAGTTACCCAGCCTTGGCATGTTGATAATAACCGCACCCCAGATGTGACAATCAACTTGCTGGATAAAACCAGCCGTTACTTCAACGCGCCAATATCAGCGACAGGTGAAGAACAACCACACTACCAGCTTGCAGGCGGTCGCTTGAACTTTATTGATACCGTACAAATCACCAGTGATGGCGGTAAAGAAGGCTTAGGTTACTTATACGCTGAGCGCACTATCGACCCAAGTGACTGGTTCTTCCAATTCCACTTCCATCAAGATCCAGTAATGCCAGGTTCGTTAGGTGTTGAAGCCATTATTGAGTTAATGCAAACCTACGCGCTAAACAAAGATCTTGGTGCGGGCTTCCGTTCACCTAAATTTGGTCAAATCCAATCAGAAGTGAAATGGAAATACCGTGGCCAAATCAACCCACTCAACAAGCAAATGTCGCTCGATGTTCACATCACAGCAATTAAAGATGAAGACGGTAAGCGCATTATTGTTGGTGACGCCAACTTGAGTAAAGACGGCCTACGTATTTACGAAGTAAAAGACATCGCTATTTGTATTGAAGAAGCTTGA
- the pfaD gene encoding eicosapentaenoate synthase subunit PfaD, with amino-acid sequence MTTQTTLNNEKLSPWPWQVEESATEFNLDAMAKVLKDLSRGCYVINHPEKGLGVSQEAELTSGDSASASSTHPVSAFAPALGTQSLGDSDFCRVHGVKYAYYAGAMANGISSEELVIALGQAGILCSFGAAGLIPSRVEQAIKRIQAALPNGPYAFNLIHSPSEPALERGSVELFLKHKVRTVEASAFLGLTPQIVQYRAAGLSRDQKGDIVIANKVIAKVSRTEVASKFMEPAPAKMLQGLVDEGRITPEQMELAQLVPMADDITAEADSGGHTDNRPLVTLLPTILALKEEIQAKYQYKTPLRVGTGGGVGTPDAALAAFNMGAAYIVTGSVNQACIEAGASEHTRKLLSTTEMADVTMAPAADMFEMGVKLQVVKRGTLFPMRANKLYEIYTRYDSIEAIPADERHKLETQVFRSTLDDIWAGTVAHFNERDPKQITRAEGNPKRKMALIFRWYLGLSSRWSNTGEAGREMDYQIWAGPALGAFNAWAKGSYLDDYTNRQAADVAKHLMHGAAYLARINLLASQGIKLPADVARWKPVEKMI; translated from the coding sequence ATGACAACGCAAACAACCCTAAATAACGAAAAGCTTTCTCCTTGGCCATGGCAAGTTGAAGAAAGTGCCACCGAGTTCAATCTAGATGCAATGGCGAAAGTATTAAAAGATCTGAGCCGAGGCTGCTACGTCATCAATCACCCAGAAAAAGGGCTGGGGGTCAGCCAAGAGGCAGAATTGACCTCAGGGGATAGCGCAAGCGCTAGCAGTACACACCCAGTCAGTGCATTTGCGCCAGCACTTGGCACACAAAGCCTTGGTGATAGTGATTTTTGTCGTGTACACGGCGTGAAATACGCTTATTACGCTGGGGCGATGGCAAATGGCATTTCATCTGAAGAACTAGTGATTGCTCTCGGTCAAGCCGGCATTCTATGTTCATTCGGTGCGGCGGGGTTAATTCCTTCGCGTGTGGAGCAAGCAATCAAGCGTATTCAAGCAGCACTGCCTAACGGCCCTTATGCGTTTAACTTGATCCATAGCCCAAGTGAGCCAGCACTAGAGCGTGGTAGCGTTGAGCTATTCCTAAAACATAAAGTACGTACTGTAGAAGCATCAGCCTTCTTAGGTTTAACTCCGCAAATCGTGCAATACCGTGCTGCAGGTTTAAGCCGCGATCAAAAAGGCGACATTGTTATCGCTAACAAGGTGATCGCTAAGGTCAGCCGTACTGAAGTCGCAAGCAAGTTCATGGAGCCAGCTCCTGCTAAAATGCTGCAAGGGTTGGTCGATGAAGGACGCATAACGCCAGAGCAAATGGAGCTAGCACAACTCGTTCCAATGGCTGATGATATTACCGCTGAAGCAGATTCTGGTGGCCATACTGATAATCGCCCCCTAGTTACCTTACTGCCAACAATTTTAGCGTTGAAAGAAGAAATTCAAGCTAAATACCAATACAAGACACCGCTCCGTGTCGGTACTGGTGGTGGCGTGGGTACACCCGATGCCGCACTGGCTGCATTCAATATGGGCGCTGCTTATATTGTGACAGGCTCTGTCAACCAAGCGTGTATTGAAGCAGGTGCGAGTGAACATACGCGTAAGTTGCTATCGACCACAGAGATGGCCGACGTCACCATGGCACCTGCTGCCGACATGTTTGAAATGGGTGTTAAATTACAAGTAGTAAAACGCGGTACGCTCTTCCCTATGCGTGCCAATAAGCTTTATGAAATTTACACCCGTTATGACTCGATTGAAGCGATCCCTGCCGATGAGCGTCATAAGCTAGAAACTCAGGTTTTCCGCTCCACACTCGATGACATCTGGGCAGGTACCGTGGCGCACTTTAACGAGCGCGATCCAAAACAAATTACGCGTGCCGAAGGCAACCCTAAGCGCAAAATGGCCTTGATTTTCCGTTGGTACCTTGGTCTTTCTAGTCGTTGGTCAAACACTGGCGAAGCTGGCCGCGAAATGGATTACCAAATTTGGGCTGGCCCTGCGCTTGGTGCGTTTAATGCTTGGGCAAAAGGCAGTTATTTAGATGATTACACAAACCGCCAAGCTGCTGATGTTGCCAAACACCTGATGCATGGTGCGGCTTATTTAGCACGTATTAACTTGCTCGCATCACAAGGCATCAAACTACCGGCTGATGTTGCACGTTGGAAGCCTGTCGAGAAAATGATTTAA